The Oncorhynchus masou masou isolate Uvic2021 chromosome 6, UVic_Omas_1.1, whole genome shotgun sequence genome has a window encoding:
- the prxl2b gene encoding prostamide/prostaglandin F synthase, producing the protein MAKIELKPVGTNLLKSVSGESVELQSLWSDKPVVLFFLRRFGCQVCRWTAAEISKLEPDLTANGIALVGIGPEETGLEEFKEGGFFKGDLYIDEKKQCYKDLGFKRYTALSVVPAALGKKVREVTTKAKAQGIQGNFNGDLLQSGGMLIVAKGGEKVLLHFVQDSPGDYVPLEDISKALDISANVQAGERPQCNDDVCTR; encoded by the exons ATGGCAAAGATTGAACTAAAGCCAGTTGGAACGAACTTGTTGAAGAGTGTTTCTGGAGAG AGTGTGGAGCTCCAGTCTTTATGGAGTGACAAGCCTGTGGTGCTGTTCTTCCTGCGCAGGTTTGGCTGCCAGGTGTGCCGCTGGACAGCTGCAGAGATCAGTAAACTGGAACCAGACCTGACAGCCAACGGTATCGCCCTGGTGGGCATTGGACCTGAAGAGACAGGCCTGGAGGAGTTTAAGGAGGGGGGATTCTTCAAAGGAG ACCTTTACATTGACGAGAAAAAGCAATGCTACAAGGACCTGGGCTTCAAAAG GTACACAGCTCTGAGTGTTGTTCCTGCAGCACTGGGGAAGAAAGTTCGAGAGGTTACGACAAAG GCCAAAGCTCAAGGGATCCAGGGGAACTTCAATGGGGACCTCCTACAGAGTGGAGGCATGCTCATCGTGGCCAAAG GTGGAGAAAAAGTACTGCTACACTTTGTCCAGGATTCACCCGGAGACTATGTACCATTGGAGGACATTTCCAAGGCTCTTGACATCTCAGCCAATGTACAAGCAGGGGAGAGACCACAG